Proteins from a genomic interval of Zingiber officinale cultivar Zhangliang chromosome 2A, Zo_v1.1, whole genome shotgun sequence:
- the LOC122044331 gene encoding pentatricopeptide repeat-containing protein At4g21170-like, which translates to MDGSGISRPRSQVKQVEETYPTVCSYKSSLQPCDAGAFQMLGKCLPRRCVSAAFSTLPISHRWRADLKNRSLAAQITSLLLHRKDWIRRLRSKSLFLPGRSCDDLVRRVLSMTRSHPDLSLEFFNWAQSDLGYRPDLHSLAAIAWTLVDAGLLDRARWLLDPVLLSYHPHVVVNSLSRASQRKDSRSRALNFVLETYSTSGLISGSLEIFRKIVAFRCQITTRSCNALLDALSSSDVDGDGVRIAWRCYAAALRNGAVPDSRTWSLLSRLLCREGKLEKAVLLLVVGGCRDSAYDLVIDCFCRKGEFGVAIGLVHRMREVNMRPRFTTYCTILDSGSRFGDDKIMGLMLREMLVYGFLPTVPCLDYDRIICRLCELEKIYVAKFFFDRARKHNVELGKRVYLYLLKTMSKEGIVWDALELYGILLEKGIKVNPRSCKVFVSGICNGNPSMEVDQVLEASIKRGVVPKISDLSKYIAAQLSKSMWKEAGHLIDTALQNEILLDGFCFYDLVRYYSTNGLVDSALELHERLKKLGGCFDLSSYKLLLKTLLGERRSAKAIQVFDYMQGKDILDGDIFVTMICELCHSGENRRAMNLHDEMLKLGYKPNEASYRNLISHFS; encoded by the coding sequence ATGGACGGATCGGGAATTTCTCGACCACGTAGTCAAGTCAAGCAGGTCGAAGAGACCTACCCTACGGTGTGCTCGTATAAGTCCAGCTTGCAACCGTGCGACGCTGGTGCCTTCCAGATGCTCGGCAAGTGCCTCCCTCGCCGCTGCGTTTCAGCCGCATTCTCCACTCTCCCGATCTCACATCGATGGCGTGCCGACCTCAAAAACCGATCCCTAGCTGCCCAGATAActtccctcctcctccaccgcaAGGATTGGATCCGCCGCCTCCGGTCCAAATCCTTATTCCTTCCTGGCCGCTCCTGCGACGACCTCGTTCGCCGAGTCCTTTCCATGACCCGCTCCCACCCTGATCTCTCCCTCGAATTCTTCAATTGGGCGCAGTCCGATCTCGGTTACCGCCCGGACCTCCATTCGCTTGCCGCAATCGCGTGGACCCTCGTGGACGCCGGCCTCCTCGATCGAGCTAGGTGGCTTCTGGATCCAGTCCTGCTGTCCTACCACCCGCATGTGGTTGTCAACTCGCTTTCCCGAGCCTCCCAACGTAAGGATTCTCGATCTAGGGCTCTTAATTTTGTCCTTGAAACCTACTCCACTTCGGGGCTGATTTCCGGTAGCTTGGAAATTTTCAGAAAAATCGTAGCTTTCAGGTGTCAAATTACGACCCGTAGTTGCAATGCGCTTCTTGACGCTCTGTCTTCCTCGGATGTGGACGGGGATGGTGTCAGGATTGCCTGGCGTTGTTATGCTGCTGCACTTCGAAATGGCGCAGTGCCTGATTCTCGCACTTGGTCGCTTCTgtctcggcttctttgcagggaGGGGAAGCTTGAAAAGGCCGTCCTTTTGCTAGTTGTAGGGGGTTGCAGAGATTCAGCTTATGATCTGGTCATCGATTGTTTCTGTAGGAAAGGAGAATTTGGAGTTGCCATTGGCCTCGTCCACAGAATGCGTGAAGTCAACATGAGACCGAGGTTTACTACTTATTGCACAATCCTTGATAGTGGTTCTAGATTTGGGGATGACAAAATAATGGGTTTGATGTTGAGAGAGATGTTGGTTTATGGTTTCCTCCCAACTGTTCCTTGCTTGGATTATGATAGGATTATCTGCAGGCTTTGTGAGCTTGAGAAGATCTATGTGGCAAAATTTTTCTTTGATAGAGCTAGGAAACACAATGTTGAATTAGGAAAAAGAGTGTATCTTTATTTGCTAAAGACAATGTCAAAGGAAGGAATCGTGTGGGATGCATTGGAACTTTATGGAATATTGTTGGAAAAGGGGATCAAAGTGAATCCTAGAAGTTGTAAGGTTTTTGTTAGTGGAATTTGTAATGGAAATCCATCAATGGAAGTGGATCAAGTGTTAGAAGCTTCCATCAAAAGAGGGGTTGTGCCTAAAATCTCTGATCTCTCAAAATATATAGCTGCGCAACTTAGCAAATCTATGTGGAAGGAAGCAGGTCATCTGATTGATACTGCACTGCAAAATGAAATCTTGTTGGATGGGTTTTGTTTCTATGATCTGGTCAGGTACTATAGCACTAATGGGCTTGTTGACTCAGCATTGGAGTTGCATGAAAGGTTGAAGAAATTGGGGGGGTGTTTTGATTTATCCTCATACAAATTGCTCCTCAAAACACTGCTTGGAGAAAGACGGTCAGCCAAAGCTATCCAAGTTTTTGACTATATGCAGGGAAAAGACATTCTAGATGGTGATATCTTTGTGACTATGATTTGTGAACTTTGTCACTCAGGGGAGAATCGGAGGGCAATGAATCTGCATGACGAGATGTTGAAGCTTGGCTATAAGCCTAATGAAGCCAGCTACAGGAATCTTATTTCTCATTTTTCATGA